A region of Streptomyces sp. NBC_01267 DNA encodes the following proteins:
- a CDS encoding ABC transporter permease, translating into MSDTTHGGAVALSDRPSPDDGLSSAELAGKYGLSVSGARPGLLEYVRQIWGRRHFILAFSSAKLSAQYSQAKLGQLWQVATPLLNAAVYYFIFGLLLNTKRGLSHDVFIPFLVTGVFVFTFTQSSVMAGVRAISGNLGLVRALHFPRASLPVSFALQQLQQLLYSMIVLVVVAVGFHSYPSLSWLLVIPVLALQFVFNTGLALIMARLGSKTPDLAQLMPFVMRTWMYASGVMFSISVMLKGKPPWIAHVLQWNPATVYMDLVRFAMIDGYGSENLPPHVWVAAAGWAVLLGVVGFVYFWKAEERYGRG; encoded by the coding sequence GTGAGTGACACAACCCATGGCGGTGCGGTCGCGCTGAGCGACCGCCCGTCTCCCGACGACGGTCTGTCCTCGGCCGAGCTGGCCGGAAAGTACGGCCTGTCGGTGAGCGGTGCCAGGCCTGGGCTCCTGGAGTACGTCCGCCAGATCTGGGGCCGACGCCACTTCATCCTGGCCTTCTCCTCCGCGAAGCTGTCGGCCCAGTACAGCCAGGCCAAGCTGGGGCAGCTGTGGCAGGTGGCCACCCCCCTGCTCAACGCGGCGGTCTACTACTTCATCTTCGGCCTGCTCCTCAACACCAAGAGGGGGCTGTCGCACGACGTCTTCATCCCCTTCCTGGTGACCGGGGTGTTCGTCTTCACCTTCACGCAGAGTTCGGTGATGGCCGGCGTCCGCGCGATCTCGGGCAACCTCGGGCTGGTGAGGGCGCTGCACTTCCCGCGCGCCTCGCTGCCCGTCTCGTTCGCCCTGCAGCAGCTCCAGCAGCTGCTGTACTCGATGATCGTGCTCGTGGTGGTGGCCGTCGGCTTCCACAGCTATCCGTCGCTGTCCTGGCTGCTCGTCATCCCCGTGCTCGCGCTCCAGTTCGTGTTCAACACGGGACTCGCGCTGATCATGGCGAGGCTCGGCAGCAAGACCCCCGACCTGGCGCAGCTGATGCCGTTCGTGATGCGCACCTGGATGTACGCGTCCGGCGTGATGTTCTCCATCTCGGTGATGCTCAAGGGCAAGCCGCCGTGGATCGCGCACGTGCTCCAGTGGAATCCGGCCACGGTCTACATGGACCTGGTCCGGTTCGCCATGATCGACGGGTACGGATCCGAGAATCTGCCTCCGCACGTCTGGGTGGCCGCAGCGGGCTGGGCGGTTCTGCTGGGCGTCGTGGGCTTCGTGTACTTCTGGAAGGCTGAGGAGCGGTACGGCCGTGGCTGA
- a CDS encoding phosphocholine cytidylyltransferase family protein has protein sequence MIGLVLAAGAGRRLRPYTDTLPKALVPVGPEQDGGAKTVLDIALGNFAEVGLTEVAVVVGYRKEAVYARRAELEATYGVTITLIDNDKAEEWNNAYSLWCAREVLKQGVILANGDTVHPVSVEKTLLAARGQGQKIILALDTVKHLADEEMKVITDGDDAVSKITKLMDPASATGEYIGVTLIEPEAADELADALKVTFERDPDLYYEDGYQELVNRGFRVDVAPIGDLKWVEIDNHEDLAKGREIACQY, from the coding sequence ATGATCGGCCTCGTACTGGCGGCCGGCGCCGGCCGGCGTCTGCGCCCCTACACCGACACGCTTCCCAAGGCCCTGGTGCCCGTCGGCCCCGAGCAGGACGGCGGCGCGAAGACCGTCCTCGACATCGCCCTGGGCAACTTCGCGGAGGTCGGACTCACCGAGGTCGCGGTCGTGGTCGGCTACCGCAAGGAGGCCGTGTACGCGCGCCGGGCGGAGCTCGAAGCCACGTACGGCGTCACGATCACCCTGATCGACAACGACAAGGCCGAGGAGTGGAACAACGCCTACTCCCTCTGGTGCGCCCGTGAGGTCCTGAAGCAGGGCGTCATACTCGCCAACGGCGACACCGTGCACCCGGTCTCCGTCGAGAAGACCCTGCTCGCCGCCCGTGGACAGGGCCAGAAGATCATCCTCGCCCTCGACACGGTGAAGCACCTCGCCGACGAGGAGATGAAGGTCATCACGGACGGCGACGACGCCGTCTCGAAGATCACCAAGCTGATGGACCCGGCGTCCGCCACCGGCGAGTACATCGGCGTCACCCTCATCGAGCCCGAGGCGGCCGACGAGCTCGCCGACGCCCTCAAGGTCACCTTCGAGCGCGACCCCGACCTGTACTACGAGGACGGCTACCAGGAGCTGGTGAACCGCGGCTTCCGCGTCGACGTGGCCCCGATCGGTGACCTGAAGTGGGTCGAGATCGACAACCACGAGGACCTGGCGAAGGGCCGTGAGATCGCGTGCCAGTACTGA
- the hpnC gene encoding squalene synthase HpnC — MTGVRDAGTDSHARTTLDKASGENFPVAPFFLPRAWRDDLMAVYGYARLVDDIGDGDLASPATDARLLGLDPALADDRLAMLDAFEADLHRVFGDAQEQPRHPILRTLRPTVRRCALTPEPFLGLIRANRQDQTVRRYETYEDLLAYCELSANPVGRLVLQITGTASPERIRRSDAICTALQIVEHLQDVAEDLGRDRIYLPALDMKRFHVREADLAVPSAGASVRALIAYEAQRARGLLNEGTPLVGSVHGRLKLLLAGFVAGGSAALQAVSAAGFDVLPGPPKPTKLTLLREVGAVLRGTRREG; from the coding sequence GTGACGGGCGTCCGGGACGCGGGCACCGACAGCCATGCGCGCACCACGCTCGACAAGGCCTCCGGCGAGAACTTCCCGGTGGCCCCGTTCTTCCTGCCACGTGCCTGGCGCGACGACCTGATGGCCGTGTACGGGTACGCCCGCCTCGTCGACGACATCGGCGACGGCGACCTCGCCTCACCCGCCACCGACGCCCGCCTCCTGGGCCTCGATCCCGCGCTGGCCGACGACCGGCTCGCGATGCTCGACGCCTTCGAGGCCGACCTCCACCGGGTGTTCGGGGACGCGCAGGAACAGCCGCGCCACCCCATCCTGCGCACGCTCCGGCCGACCGTCCGCCGCTGCGCCCTGACACCCGAGCCGTTCCTCGGGCTGATCCGGGCCAACCGCCAGGACCAGACGGTGCGGCGCTACGAGACGTACGAGGACCTCCTCGCGTACTGCGAACTCTCGGCCAATCCCGTCGGCCGCCTCGTCCTGCAGATCACCGGTACCGCCAGCCCGGAACGCATCCGGCGCTCCGACGCCATCTGCACCGCGCTGCAGATCGTCGAACACCTCCAGGACGTCGCCGAGGACCTCGGCCGCGACCGCATCTATCTCCCCGCCCTGGACATGAAGCGATTCCACGTCCGGGAAGCGGATCTGGCCGTGCCGAGCGCGGGTGCTTCCGTGCGGGCGCTCATCGCCTACGAAGCCCAACGCGCCCGGGGTCTGCTGAATGAAGGCACCCCGCTGGTGGGTAGCGTCCACGGCAGGCTCAAGCTGCTGCTCGCCGGGTTCGTCGCCGGTGGAAGCGCCGCTCTCCAGGCGGTCTCCGCCGCCGGATTCGACGTGCTTCCCGGACCGCCCAAGCCCACGAAGCTCACGCTGTTGCGCGAAGTGGGAGCCGTCTTGCGAGGAACGCGTAGAGAGGGGTGA
- the hpnD gene encoding presqualene diphosphate synthase HpnD, translating into MSRTVEGHTLVSGPVMAAYTYCEAVTGQQARNFAYGIRLLPADKRQAMSALYAFSRRVDDIGDGELAPDVKQERLESTRELLGRIREGAVDEDDTDPVAVALADAARRFPIPLGGLDELIDGVLMDVRGETYETWDDLEVYCRCVAGAIGRLSLGVFGSGTGTADAERASEYADTLGLALQLTNILRDVREDAGNGRTYLPADDLAKFGCSAGFHSATPPEGSDFAGLVHFEVRRARALFAEGYRLLPYLDRRSGACVAAMAGIYRRLLDRIERDPEAVLRGRVSLPGREKAYVAVRGLSGLDTRHISRQSARRRA; encoded by the coding sequence GTGAGCCGGACAGTGGAGGGACACACGCTGGTCTCCGGGCCCGTAATGGCTGCATACACGTACTGCGAGGCAGTCACGGGGCAGCAGGCGCGTAATTTCGCGTACGGCATCAGGCTGCTGCCCGCAGACAAGCGGCAGGCGATGTCCGCGCTGTACGCCTTCTCGCGCCGCGTCGACGACATCGGCGACGGCGAACTGGCACCCGACGTCAAGCAGGAGCGGCTGGAGTCGACCCGCGAACTGCTCGGACGGATCCGTGAAGGAGCCGTCGACGAGGACGACACCGACCCGGTCGCGGTGGCCCTCGCCGACGCGGCACGACGGTTCCCGATTCCGCTCGGCGGGCTCGACGAGCTCATCGACGGCGTACTGATGGACGTGCGCGGCGAGACCTACGAGACCTGGGACGACCTGGAGGTCTACTGCCGTTGTGTGGCCGGTGCGATCGGCCGGCTCTCGCTCGGCGTCTTCGGCAGCGGCACCGGCACGGCCGACGCCGAGCGGGCCTCCGAGTACGCCGACACGCTCGGTCTCGCCCTCCAGCTCACCAACATCCTGCGCGACGTCCGGGAGGACGCGGGCAACGGACGCACGTACCTGCCTGCCGACGACCTCGCCAAGTTCGGCTGCTCCGCGGGCTTCCACAGCGCGACGCCGCCCGAGGGCTCCGACTTCGCGGGTCTGGTGCACTTCGAAGTGCGGCGCGCCCGCGCGCTCTTCGCCGAGGGGTACCGGCTGCTGCCCTACCTCGACCGCCGCAGCGGAGCCTGTGTCGCCGCGATGGCGGGCATCTACCGCCGTCTCCTGGACCGCATCGAAAGGGACCCCGAGGCGGTCCTGCGCGGACGTGTCTCGCTCCCCGGCCGGGAGAAGGCGTACGTCGCGGTGCGCGGCCTCTCCGGCCTCGACACCAGGCACATCTCGCGGCAGAGCGCCCGGAGGCGCGCCTGA
- the hpnE gene encoding hydroxysqualene dehydroxylase HpnE: MSGPGRRGREGGRMTAGGTRSAHAVVIGGGLAGVTAALELADAGVRVTLLEGRPRLGGLAFSFQRGELTVDNGQHVYLRCCTAYRWFLDRVDGTALAPLQDRLDVPVLDVAPAGGPRLGRLRRSALPVPLHLARSLATYPHLSLAERASVGRAALALKGLDLADPALDAVDFASWLRRHGQSDRTIEALWDLVGVATLNATAPHASLGLAAMVFKTGLLSEAGAADIGWAHVPLGELHDTLARKALDSAGVRTELRTRVTDISRDDNSGAGEESWRVEVDGGTLTADAVVLAVPQRETHALLPEGALETPGNLLEIGTSPILNVHVVYDRKVLRKPFFAALGTPVQWVFDRTDASGLKGGGQYLALSQSVADDDIDQPVSVLRQRYLPELERLLPAARGAGVRDFFVTRERTATFAPAPGVGRLRPGARTRTPGLYLAGAWTATGWPATMEGAVRSGFSAAGAALSGLGRPHDHPLQEAA, translated from the coding sequence CTGTCCGGACCCGGCCGCCGGGGCCGAGAAGGAGGGCGTATGACAGCCGGAGGAACGCGCTCCGCGCACGCGGTGGTGATCGGCGGAGGCCTCGCCGGGGTCACGGCCGCGCTCGAACTCGCCGACGCCGGAGTGCGGGTGACCCTGCTCGAAGGCCGGCCGCGGCTGGGCGGCCTCGCCTTCTCCTTCCAGCGCGGCGAGCTCACCGTGGACAACGGCCAGCACGTCTACCTGCGTTGCTGCACCGCCTACCGCTGGTTCCTCGACCGGGTCGACGGAACGGCCCTGGCTCCGCTGCAGGACCGGCTCGACGTTCCCGTACTCGACGTCGCACCGGCCGGTGGCCCGCGGCTGGGCCGGTTGCGCCGCAGCGCGCTGCCCGTGCCGCTGCACCTCGCCAGGAGCCTCGCGACCTATCCGCATCTCTCGCTCGCCGAGCGGGCGAGCGTCGGCCGCGCCGCGCTGGCTCTCAAGGGACTCGACCTGGCCGACCCGGCCCTCGATGCCGTCGACTTCGCGAGCTGGCTGCGCCGCCACGGCCAGTCGGACCGCACCATCGAGGCCCTCTGGGACCTGGTGGGCGTCGCCACGCTCAACGCCACCGCGCCCCACGCCTCGCTGGGACTCGCCGCGATGGTCTTCAAGACCGGGCTGCTCTCCGAGGCGGGGGCCGCCGACATCGGCTGGGCCCACGTACCGCTCGGCGAACTGCACGACACACTCGCCCGCAAGGCGCTCGACTCCGCGGGGGTGCGCACCGAACTGCGTACCCGTGTCACGGACATCTCCCGTGACGACAACTCCGGTGCGGGCGAGGAGAGTTGGCGCGTCGAGGTGGACGGCGGGACGCTCACGGCCGACGCCGTCGTGCTCGCGGTGCCGCAGCGTGAGACCCATGCCCTGCTCCCCGAAGGCGCGCTCGAAACCCCTGGGAATCTGCTGGAGATCGGAACCTCACCGATCCTCAACGTCCATGTCGTGTACGACCGCAAAGTACTCCGGAAGCCCTTCTTCGCCGCGCTCGGCACCCCCGTGCAGTGGGTCTTCGACCGCACGGACGCCTCGGGGCTGAAGGGCGGCGGGCAGTACCTGGCGCTCTCCCAGTCCGTCGCGGACGACGACATCGACCAGCCTGTGTCCGTGCTGCGGCAGCGTTATCTTCCCGAGCTGGAACGGCTGCTCCCCGCCGCGCGCGGCGCGGGTGTACGGGACTTCTTCGTCACCAGGGAACGGACCGCGACGTTCGCGCCCGCCCCGGGTGTCGGGCGACTGCGCCCGGGTGCACGTACCAGGACACCCGGGCTCTATCTGGCGGGTGCGTGGACCGCCACCGGCTGGCCGGCGACCATGGAAGGCGCAGTGCGCAGCGGCTTCAGCGCCGCTGGTGCCGCGCTCTCCGGACTCGGCCGCCCCCACGATCATCCGCTTCAGGAGGCGGCATGA
- a CDS encoding glycosyltransferase family 2 protein produces the protein MSAPMKVGAVIITMGNRPDELRALLDSVAKQDGDHVEVVVVGNGAPVPDVPDGVRTVELPENLGIPGGRNVGIEAFGPGGSDMDVLLFLDDDGLLPNTDTAELCRQAFTADPELGIISFRIADPDTGVTQRRHVPRLRASDPMHSSRVTTFLGGANAVRSKVIGEVGPLPGEFFYAHEETDLAWRALDAGWMIDYRADMVLHHPTTAPSRHAVYHRMVARNRVWLARRNLPAPLVPVYLGVWMLLTLLRRPSGAALKAWFGGFKEGWTTPCGPRRPMKWRTVWRLTRLGRPPVI, from the coding sequence GTGAGCGCCCCGATGAAGGTCGGCGCGGTGATCATCACCATGGGCAACCGCCCCGACGAGCTGCGCGCCCTGCTCGACTCGGTCGCCAAGCAGGACGGCGACCACGTCGAGGTCGTCGTGGTCGGCAACGGCGCCCCGGTGCCGGACGTCCCCGACGGCGTACGCACCGTGGAGCTGCCCGAGAATTTGGGCATCCCCGGCGGCCGGAACGTCGGCATCGAGGCCTTCGGGCCGGGCGGCAGTGACATGGACGTCCTGCTCTTCCTCGACGACGACGGTCTGCTGCCGAACACCGACACGGCCGAGCTGTGCCGCCAGGCCTTCACCGCCGACCCCGAGCTGGGCATCATCAGCTTCCGGATCGCCGACCCGGACACCGGAGTCACCCAGCGCCGCCACGTCCCGCGGCTGCGCGCCTCCGACCCGATGCACTCCTCTCGCGTGACGACGTTCCTCGGCGGGGCCAACGCGGTACGGTCGAAGGTCATCGGCGAGGTCGGCCCGCTCCCCGGCGAGTTCTTCTACGCGCACGAGGAGACCGACCTGGCCTGGCGGGCCCTCGACGCGGGCTGGATGATCGACTACCGCGCCGACATGGTCCTCCACCACCCGACGACCGCCCCCTCCCGGCACGCGGTCTACCACCGCATGGTGGCCCGCAACCGGGTCTGGCTGGCCCGCCGGAACCTTCCCGCACCACTGGTGCCGGTCTATCTGGGCGTCTGGATGCTGCTCACGCTGCTCCGCCGGCCCTCCGGGGCCGCGCTCAAGGCCTGGTTCGGGGGGTTCAAGGAGGGCTGGACGACGCCCTGCGGACCCCGTCGTCCCATGAAATGGCGTACCGTCTGGCGGCTGACCCGACTGGGTCGGCCCCCGGTGATCTGA
- a CDS encoding ABC transporter ATP-binding protein: protein MNQARIPTVIADDVHIVYRVNAGGGGKGAATAALSRIVGKDKSASRGVRKVHAVRGVTFTAYRGEAIGLIGSNGSGKSTLLRAIAGLLPTESGKVYTDGQPSLLGVNAALMNDLTGERNVILGGLAMGMSREEIRERYQGIVDFSGINEKGDFITLPMRTYSSGMAARLRFSIAAAKNHDVLMIDEALATGDRKFQIRSEQRIRELRKEAGTVFLVSHSNKSIRDTCDRVLWLEKGELLMDGPTEEVVKAYEKETGK, encoded by the coding sequence ATGAACCAGGCGCGCATCCCCACGGTCATCGCCGACGATGTGCACATCGTGTACCGCGTCAACGCCGGTGGCGGCGGCAAGGGCGCGGCCACCGCGGCGCTCAGCCGGATCGTGGGCAAGGACAAGAGCGCGTCGCGCGGAGTCCGCAAGGTCCACGCCGTACGCGGGGTGACCTTCACGGCGTACCGGGGCGAGGCCATCGGTCTCATCGGATCCAACGGGTCCGGCAAGTCGACCCTGCTGCGGGCCATCGCCGGACTGCTGCCGACCGAGAGCGGCAAGGTCTACACCGACGGCCAGCCCTCCCTGCTGGGGGTCAACGCCGCGCTGATGAACGACCTCACCGGCGAGCGCAACGTCATCCTCGGTGGCCTGGCCATGGGCATGTCGCGCGAGGAGATCCGCGAGCGGTACCAGGGGATCGTCGACTTCTCCGGCATCAACGAGAAGGGCGACTTCATCACCCTGCCGATGCGGACGTACTCCTCCGGCATGGCGGCCAGGCTCAGGTTCTCCATCGCGGCGGCCAAGAACCACGACGTCCTCATGATCGACGAGGCGCTGGCGACCGGCGACCGCAAGTTCCAGATCCGTTCGGAACAGCGCATCCGCGAACTCCGCAAGGAGGCCGGCACGGTCTTCCTCGTCAGCCACAGCAACAAGTCGATCAGGGACACCTGCGACCGCGTCCTGTGGCTGGAGAAGGGCGAGCTGCTGATGGACGGTCCGACCGAAGAGGTCGTCAAGGCGTACGAGAAGGAGACCGGCAAGTAA
- a CDS encoding polyprenyl synthetase family protein, whose product MSTVTGTRGEPVTPAADTVDIVALLERGRALSSPVLRAAVDRLAPPMDTVAAYHFGWIDAEGRPSDGDGGKAVRPALALLSAEAAGAAAEVGIPGAVAVELVHNFSLLHDDLMDGDEQRRHRDTVWKVHGPAQAILVGDALFALANEILLELGTVEAGRATRRLTTATRKLIDGQAQDISYEHRERVTVEECLEMEGNKTGALLACAVSIGAVLGGADDRTADTLEAYGYHLGLAFQAVDDLLGIWGDPEATGKQTWSDLRQRKKSLPVVAALAAGGPASEQLGELLAADAKSNDFDTFSEEEFAARAALIEEAGGREWTSQEARRQHAIAIDALTGVEMPERVRAQLIALADFVVVRKR is encoded by the coding sequence ATGAGCACTGTTACTGGAACAAGAGGAGAGCCTGTGACCCCGGCCGCAGACACCGTCGACATCGTCGCGCTTCTGGAGCGCGGACGGGCCCTGTCCTCACCGGTGCTGCGCGCTGCCGTTGACCGGCTCGCACCACCCATGGACACCGTCGCCGCCTACCACTTCGGCTGGATCGACGCCGAGGGCCGCCCCTCCGACGGGGACGGCGGCAAGGCCGTGCGCCCGGCACTCGCGCTGCTCTCGGCGGAGGCCGCGGGCGCCGCGGCGGAGGTCGGCATTCCCGGCGCCGTCGCCGTGGAACTCGTCCACAACTTCTCGCTGCTGCACGACGACCTGATGGACGGGGACGAGCAGCGCCGCCACCGGGACACCGTCTGGAAGGTGCACGGCCCCGCCCAGGCGATCCTCGTCGGCGACGCGCTCTTCGCACTGGCGAACGAGATCCTGCTGGAGCTCGGCACCGTGGAGGCCGGGCGCGCCACGCGCCGGCTCACCACCGCCACCCGCAAGCTGATCGACGGTCAGGCCCAGGACATCTCCTACGAGCACCGCGAACGGGTCACCGTCGAGGAGTGCCTGGAGATGGAGGGCAACAAGACGGGCGCCCTGCTCGCCTGCGCCGTCTCCATCGGCGCGGTGCTCGGCGGCGCCGACGACCGGACGGCCGACACGCTGGAGGCGTACGGCTACCACCTCGGCCTGGCGTTCCAGGCCGTCGACGACCTGCTCGGCATCTGGGGCGACCCGGAGGCGACCGGCAAGCAGACCTGGAGCGACCTGCGCCAGCGCAAGAAGTCCCTGCCGGTCGTCGCGGCACTCGCGGCCGGCGGACCGGCGTCGGAACAGCTGGGCGAACTGCTCGCTGCCGACGCCAAGAGCAATGACTTCGACACCTTCTCCGAGGAGGAGTTCGCCGCACGGGCGGCTCTCATCGAAGAGGCGGGCGGCCGGGAGTGGACCTCCCAGGAAGCCCGCAGGCAGCACGCGATCGCCATCGACGCGCTCACCGGTGTCGAAATGCCGGAAAGGGTACGGGCGCAGCTCATCGCGCTCGCCGACTTCGTCGTAGTACGGAAGAGATGA
- a CDS encoding CDP-alcohol phosphatidyltransferase family protein gives MQKPSVAELRPVVHPPGVKDRRSGEHWGGRFYMREVSLRIDRHLVNTRITPNQLTYVMTVAAAFAAPALLVPGIWGAVLGVLMAQLYLLLDCVDGEVARWKKQYSMVGVYVDRVAAYVLDAAVLVGFGLRAADLWGSGRIDWLWAFLGTLAALGAVMIKSETDLVGVARHQQGMPPVKETASEPRSSGMALARRAAGALKFHRLVLGIEASLLILVLAIVDQIRGDLFFTRLGVAVLAGIALLQSVLHLVSILASSRLK, from the coding sequence ATGCAAAAGCCATCGGTAGCTGAACTCCGCCCGGTCGTTCACCCTCCGGGCGTCAAGGACCGGCGGAGCGGCGAGCACTGGGGCGGCCGGTTCTACATGCGCGAGGTATCGCTGCGCATCGACCGCCACCTGGTGAACACGCGCATCACGCCCAACCAGCTGACCTATGTGATGACCGTCGCCGCCGCCTTCGCCGCCCCCGCCCTCCTCGTACCGGGGATCTGGGGCGCGGTGCTCGGCGTGCTGATGGCTCAGCTCTATCTGCTTCTCGACTGCGTCGACGGCGAGGTCGCCCGCTGGAAGAAGCAGTACTCGATGGTGGGCGTCTACGTGGACCGCGTAGCCGCCTATGTGCTCGACGCCGCGGTGCTGGTCGGCTTCGGTCTGCGCGCCGCCGACCTCTGGGGCTCCGGGCGGATCGACTGGCTGTGGGCCTTCCTCGGCACCCTCGCCGCCCTCGGCGCCGTCATGATCAAGTCCGAGACCGACCTCGTCGGCGTCGCCCGTCACCAGCAGGGGATGCCGCCGGTCAAGGAGACGGCGTCCGAACCGCGCTCCTCCGGCATGGCACTGGCCCGCCGGGCGGCCGGGGCGCTGAAGTTCCACCGGCTCGTCCTCGGGATCGAGGCGTCCCTGCTGATCCTGGTCCTGGCGATCGTGGACCAGATCAGGGGAGACCTGTTCTTCACCCGGCTCGGTGTCGCGGTACTGGCCGGCATCGCGCTGCTGCAGAGCGTGCTCCACCTCGTGTCCATCCTGGCTTCGAGCAGGCTCAAGTGA
- a CDS encoding iron-containing alcohol dehydrogenase family protein, which translates to MPVLTRLIPSPVVVDISGGALDGLAGLLADQRISASGKLAFAISEGSGQALREKLAPVLPGADWYSVADGTIDSAVRLADGIKGKRYDAVVGLGGGKIIDVAKYAAARVGLPMVAVATNLSHDGICSPVSTLDNDNGRGSYGVPTPIAIVVDLDVIREAPPRFIRSGVGDAISNISAIADWELSHQVNGEAVDGLAAAMARTAGEAVLRHPGGVGDDEFLMVLAEGLVLSGIAISISGDTRPSSGACHEISHAFDLLFPQRAGSHGEQVGLGAAFAMHLRGAADEAGLFADVLRRHALPVLPGELGFSVDEFVQAVEYAPQTRPGRFTILEHLNLSTDQIKDAYADYAKAIGS; encoded by the coding sequence GTGCCAGTACTGACGAGGCTCATCCCGTCCCCGGTCGTCGTCGACATCAGCGGCGGCGCCCTGGACGGGCTGGCCGGGCTCCTCGCCGACCAGCGGATCTCCGCGTCGGGGAAGCTCGCCTTCGCCATAAGCGAGGGCTCGGGCCAGGCGCTGCGCGAGAAGCTCGCGCCGGTGCTGCCCGGCGCCGACTGGTACTCGGTCGCCGACGGCACCATCGACTCGGCGGTGCGGCTGGCCGACGGCATCAAGGGCAAGCGGTACGACGCGGTGGTCGGCCTCGGCGGCGGCAAGATCATCGATGTGGCGAAGTACGCGGCGGCACGGGTAGGTCTGCCGATGGTGGCCGTCGCGACGAACCTCTCGCACGACGGCATCTGCTCGCCGGTATCGACTCTGGACAACGACAACGGACGCGGCTCCTACGGGGTACCGACCCCCATCGCGATCGTCGTCGACCTCGACGTGATCCGGGAGGCGCCGCCCCGCTTCATCCGCTCCGGCGTCGGCGACGCGATCTCCAACATCTCGGCCATCGCCGACTGGGAACTGTCCCACCAGGTCAACGGCGAAGCGGTCGACGGACTTGCGGCGGCCATGGCCCGCACCGCGGGCGAGGCGGTCCTGCGCCACCCCGGCGGGGTCGGCGACGACGAGTTCCTGATGGTGCTCGCCGAGGGGCTCGTCCTCTCCGGCATCGCGATCTCGATCAGCGGCGACACCAGGCCCTCGTCCGGCGCCTGCCACGAGATCAGCCACGCCTTCGACCTGCTCTTCCCCCAGCGTGCGGGCAGCCACGGCGAACAGGTGGGCCTCGGTGCCGCCTTCGCGATGCACCTGCGCGGCGCGGCCGACGAGGCCGGACTCTTCGCGGACGTCCTGCGCAGGCACGCCCTGCCCGTACTGCCCGGGGAGCTCGGCTTCAGCGTGGACGAGTTCGTCCAGGCCGTCGAGTACGCCCCGCAGACCCGCCCCGGGCGCTTCACCATCCTCGAACACCTCAACCTGTCCACAGACCAGATCAAGGACGCTTACGCCGACTATGCAAAAGCCATCGGTAGCTGA